The DNA window GACCACCATGACCGTCGGAGAACTCGCGACGGGTGCGGTGGGATGCGACGGTGACCTCCATGCACAACACATGTGGCTCCTTGTATTTCTCAAGCGTCCCATCGACATGACATTTAATCGGGACGTACTCATCTGGAAGAGCGGACCAGACACTCTCCGTATTAATAAGGAGTAACCGTTCCCCGGTTTTGCACATCACCCCAAGGGCGGTGTCTATTCCGGGGTTCCCCCGCTGGTCACTGGTTCCGTTGCATCCATGGAATGCCAGATCGAGAACGTCACCAGGGCCGGCGATCACGACTTCGTCGTGGCAGGTGTCCTCGGGCCAAACACAGGTAACACCAGAGATCC is part of the Arthrobacter sp. KBS0703 genome and encodes:
- a CDS encoding META domain-containing protein, which encodes MESAGVDLQLSVQDKCGPFSGPVTIAGTTMTVGELATGAVGCDGDLHAQHMWLLVFLKRPIDMTFNRDVLIWKSGPDTLRINKE